Proteins found in one Asterias rubens chromosome 12, eAstRub1.3, whole genome shotgun sequence genomic segment:
- the LOC117297630 gene encoding nucleoredoxin-like protein 2 — protein MAELFQGKTLSSKTLSEVDIQEALQNRVVGLYFSAAWCPPCRQFTPMLREVYEELRTRGAPFEVVFVSSDKTSENLRQYMMDEHGDWLYVPFGDPLISELKSKYSVTAIPQLIIIKPNGDIITPLGRKHIQDRGVSCFTSWSQTMEKH, from the exons ATGGCCGAGCTGTTTCAAGGGAAGACACTTTCAAGCAAAACGCTTTCCGAGGTGGACATACAGGAGGCATTGCAGAATCGTGTGGTAGGGCTGTACTTCTCAGCAGCATGGTGTCCTCCATGTAGACAATTCACTCCAATGCTAAGAGAGGTGTATGAGGAACTCAGGACGCGGGGAGCACCGTTTGAGGTCGTGTTTGTTTCCTCGGACAAAACTTCAGAGAATTTACGGCAATACATGATGGATGAACATGGCGACTGGTTGTATGTTCCCTTTGGAGATCCCTTAATAAG TGAGCTAAAGAGCAAGTACAGCGTCACTGCCATACCCCAGCTCATTATCATCAAACCAAATGGAGACATCATAACCCCTCTAGGACGGAAACACATCCAGGATCGCGGTGTATCCTGTTTCACCAGTTGGTCACAGACAATGGAGAAACACTGA
- the LOC117298071 gene encoding transcription factor AP-1-like, whose protein sequence is MSREKHARKMETVQFYDDTHNPWLNKKKTMTLDLVNGGPVKKRTTIAVLSTPDVQMLKLASPELEKMIISQQGTVCTTPTPTQFICPKNVTDEQAAFAQGFVEALQSLHQGQPNSQGEGDDDDQDQEDNQIAFMQVIQQAPSQQNSCIVTTANATAAAALDYNPAMHTTTSLPGATVSYPSRSSAIASTMSMSTVDTTVINNGWSHVPSHIKQEPPEQPQIVPVFHGHGATPPLSPINMESQERIKAERKRLRNRVAASKCRRRKLERISRLEDKVNDLKTQNTELSTTATKLREQVCQLKQNVMEHVKSGCQVMLAQQLAF, encoded by the coding sequence ATGTCCCGGGAAAAACACGCTAGAAAGATGGAGACCGTTCAGTTTTACGACGATACACACAACCCATGGCTCAACAAGAAAAAGACCATGACGCTGGACCTAGTAAATGGTGGACCAGTGAAGAAAAGAACCACGATTGCTGTTCTTTCTACGCCAGACGTTCAAATGTTGAAACTGGCCTCCCCAGAACTCGAAAAAATGATAATCTCCCAGCAAGGAACGGTGTGTACCACACCGACACCAACACAGTTCATCTGCCCCAAGAACGTTACCGATGAACAGGCGGCGTTCGCTCAGGGGTTCGTCGAAGCCCTTCAGAGTTTACATCAGGGGCAACCGAACTCACAAGGTGAAGGCGACGATGACGATCAAGACCAAGAGGACAACCAGATTGCGTTCATGCAGGTTATCCAGCAAGCCCCGTCACAACAGAACTCATGTATTGTTACAACGGCGAACGCCACCGCCGCGGCGGCCCTGGATTACAACCCCGCCATGCACACCACCACAAGTCTGCCCGGTGCTACTGTGAGTTACCCAAGCCGAAGTTCCGCCATCGCCTCGACGATGTCCATGTCAACAGTCGACACAACCGTCATCAACAACGGGTGGTCGCATGTACCGTCCCACATCAAACAGGAGCCGCCAGAGCAGCCCCAAATAGTACCCGTATTCCATGGGCATGGTGCCACTCCTCCCTTGTCCCCCATCAACATGGAATCGCAAGAGAGGATCAAGGCTGAACGCAAACGGCTGAGGAACAGAGTAGCGGCTAGCAAGTGCCGACGACGAAAGCTTGAGCGTATCTCCCGTCTTGAAGACAAGGTTAACGATTTGAAAACACAGAACACAGAGCTTTCCACCACAGCCACAAAACTGAGGGAACAAGTATGCCAACTCAAGCAGAATGTAATGGAACATGTGAAGAGCGGTTGTCAAGTCATGCttgcacaacaacttgctttCTAA